ACTGAAGATGAATTGTATCGAATCAAGCGTTTACGTTTTCTCGATAATCGCCCTGTCGTTGTAGTAACCAACTACATCTTACCGTCATTCTTTCCAGATTTACTGGAAACAGATTTTACTCACTCTCTCAGTATTATTTACCGTGAACATTACAAACGCATATATTCAAAAACGCGCTATCGTGTGAGCACTACATCATTAACAGGCTCTACAGCGACAGCGCTTCGTGCTACAGCAGGTAGTCCTGCTATGTTTGTAGAACGCTTAAATTATGATCAATATAATAATCTTATTGACTGTGACTTGGAATATTGGCGCCATGATGCAATATGTATTCAATCCCTTGCCACTTTAAAGAATACTTAGTGAACGATAGAAACTGCGTCTAACTTCTCTTTCAACTCTTGATCGTATTCATCTAACCACGCATAGCGTTCGCGATACATTTTACGCTTTGGTCGTTTAATGTCTTCCATTGCGCGACGCTCTGTGTGTAATGGTAACAAATAGAAGTCATCATTGAATTCTTCACCATTATGCTCTTGCCATAATTGGTCATAGTTAAGATTAATCGTTGACGCTTTTTTACCGTAACGCTTAGCGGTGTATACATGCGCACTATTTTTAACCGCATAGATATGTTCAATATTCATATCATTAGCAAATAAACGTAAGGTTTCAACCATAAATGACTTTGGTCGTAAGCCATAAAAAGCTTTCGTAAATAAGCGGCTAAATCCATTATCGTTAGCACCACCTTGCATACAACCAACATAAATATCGTTATCAATAACGGTAAATGCGATAGCGTAATAACGGTGATCGTTGCTATCTGTCAGTATTAACGCTAACTCACCCTCGCGACGATAAGTATGATCAAAACTTAGTTTGACTTGATAGGATTTATCCTCAATATCAAAGCTATAAAGCTCTAATTCATCAGTATAAATAGTATGGCGAGCTGAGTCTGAAAAATGGTTTTCCATCCAGTTATAATGTTTTTTTAAAACCTCAACAATTTGATTTTTAGAAAAACACGTAGCCAAATAGGGTTTTGTAAAGCGCATTAAAAATTCAGGTTGCTGCTCAATGACTTCTTGTCGTTGGGCATTTGAAAAGAAATGAGCAAGTTCTTTATATTGGCGTGAATATACCATTGCTCTAAACGCATATTTAGCGATAGACAATGTTTTACCGTGATTTTTATGACTGTAAGCGAGTTTTGCAGACTTTAATATACTCATTAGATGTCTCTAATCTTGTTTTTCGTAATTGTATACGAATTAAGTATAAAAGAGTAACTGATAGAATTATATTTGTTACATTTAATTATCTTCACTAAATAGAAGATGAAAGGTACTATCCATTCAACACAATAATGAGCAGAGAAATATCATGGAAAAATTAATGCCATACCTTGCTAAATTCGCCTTTACTGTCTCTATGGTTATGTTTGTAGCTGGCGGAGGTATGGCACTATATGCGATGTTTTACGGTTAATTAACGTTATAAACGCATACCACCATCAATTTCGAGAATACGCCCAGTGAAGTAGTCATTCTCAATAATATACTTCACTGTATGAGCAACCTCTTCAGGCTCACCAACACGCTCTAAAGGTGCTGACGCCTTCATTTTTTCAAGCACTTCGGGCTTCAATTGGTCTGTTAAAGGAGTATCAATCAAACCGGGAGCAATTGCAGCAACACGAATACCATATTTTGCTAACTCTTTCGACCAACCCACAGCCATAGTTGCAACTGCAGCTTTTGATGCCGCGTAGTTAGTTTGGCCTAATGTTCCTGCTCTAGCGACACTTGAAATGTTAATAATAACGCCTTGTGATCCAGTTTTGATCATCTTTTCAGCAGCTTCTCGTCCACACAAAAATGAACCAGTAACATTAACATCCATCACCGTTTGAAATTGTTCTAAAGGCATTTTCGTTAATACGTCATTACTTTCACTAACCAGCAAGCCATCATCAAGAATACCAGCATTGTTAATTAAGACATTAATATGACCGAAATCTTCAATAATATGCGCAAATGCTTGAACAACTTCCTCTTCGCTTGTTACGTCAGCCTCATAGATCATTGCTTTACTATTTAGCATATGACACTGATCTTGCGTTTGACGTAGCCCAGCTGAGTTGATATCAATTAAAGCCAATTCAGCGCCCATTTGAGCTAGAGTTACAGCCATCATCTGGCCTAGACCTTGACTAGCACCGGTAATGACAACAACGCTATTCTCAATATTCATTTATTGCTCCTGAATTAAAACAAAATTTTTGACTTTGCTACTTTAACGTATATTTAACTATCACAATAATTCTATTCATAAAATCTAAGTTATTATAAATAGTTAGCTAATATTCACCTGATTAAGTGGATTTTCATGCTCAGACCAGATAGGTGTAAATATTTGCTCAATGATCTTTGTATCAACATCACTTACTGATGAATAAATCCAGTTAGGCGTATAATCTTTATCGATCAAATGTGCACGGACACCTTCTTTAAACTCACCCAACAAACCACAATTCACTGAAAGGCCCAATTCCATTTTTATACAGTCTAGTAAAGATACATCTTTATAGTCCTGTATTTGTTTAAAACAGATATGTGCGGTAATAGGGCTACCTGCATTCATTACCTTTTTTGCAGTCTCAATCCAGAGCCCCAAACCATCAATGGCATTAATCTGTTCGAAAATAGTAGGTAATGATTGGGAAAAACAGGCCGCCTGAATTTGCGCAAAGTATGGCATTAATTGATTTGCTGGTAACACGGAGTGCTCTTCTACAGCACAGTTATTTAATATGGTCGAGATTGCTTCTGATACCGATGACTGGCTTTGTATATCAGCCAATACTGTTGACCACGGGTAATGCTTTAGTTGATTGACAACATTATCATAAGCACTATTTGGAACAATATGATCAACCATTGCTAAATCACGAGCATCACAGACGTTGATACGTGCGCCTGTTAATCCCAAAAACAAACCGATACCAGCAGGAAGTTGGTTTAAAAACCATGTCGCACCAACATCAGGATATAAACCAATAGTTATTTCTGGCATGGCTAATACTGTATTAGGTAAAGCAACGCGGTGACTTGCGCCTATATATAAACCTAACCCTCCCCCCATGATGAACCCATGTCCCCACGCAATAACGGGTTTGTTATAGTGATGGATGAGTAAATTACAACTATATTCGACAGAGAAATATTCAGTTAAAAACGGTTTAGCTACGTGGCTATCGATTTGATCTAAATCTATTTGTGGTGGCTTATGTTGATGATTTAAAGCAGGATCATTTTCCATTGCATAATACATACTACGCACATCCCCACCCGCACAAAAAGCGCGATCACCCTTCGATTTAAAAATTACAGCAACAATGCTTTCATCTTCACGCCAAAGCTGTAAATACTGGTAAATCGTTTTATGCATATTTAACGTTAGTGCATTAAGCGATGATGGATTATCCAGCTCTAGTACACCAATACTATGTCCATCAGTACAACGTATATAGGAAACATTAACCATTCCTGTCATCACTTACTCCTTCGCCTTAATTTCCGATCTTCAACGTCATACTATTTAACATCAACTTCAATCGCAATTGCCAATGCTTCCCCTCCACCAACACATACAGCAGCAACACCTTTTAGCGTTTTCGTTTTAGTGCTACTCAACATTTGTACTTTTTGTCGTAATGTATGGGTCAATGTCACCACAACTCTTGCTCCCGTTGCTCCTATTGGATGGCCTAACGCACAAGCTCCACCGTTAACATTCACTTTTTCAGCATCAATGCCTAACTGCTTTATCGCGGCAATTGTTACCACAGCAAAAGCTTCGTTAATTTCCCACAAATCAACATCATCAATGGACCAATTAAGATCATCTAATAATTGGTTAATGGCATGAATAGGTGCAATGGTAAACTCATCAGGATCACGACTATGACTTGCATACCCTTTAATTATCGCCAGTGGATCTAAGCCTTGTCGGCGAACTTGCTCTGCTTCCATTAACACTAGAGCTGCAGCGCCGTCACCAATAGCACTTGATGAAGCTGCTGTGATCGTGCCTTGTTCACCGTGTTGCGAAAATAAAGGTGGGAGATTTGGTATTTTCTTTGGGTTAACTTCATTTGGGTGCTGATCTTTTTCAACTGTCACCAAGGCTTTTTTACTCTGAGCGGTAATAGGGACGATTTCAGCGTGAAATGCCTGACGATTATCCGCTTCTCGGGCTTTATTGATTGACCTTATAGCCCACTCATCCATGGTTTCGCGTGAAATATCATACTTAGTCGCCGTTTGTTGGCCATAAACACCCATTAAATGCCCATCAAATGCATCTTGCAATCCATCTAAGTATAAATGATCCAGTACCGCTTTATGGCCTATTCGCATACCATTTCGGCTGTCTGTTAATAAATAAGGGGCATTGGTCATGCTCTCCATACCCCCTGCTACAGCCGCTCGGATCGCCCCAGCTTTAATCATATCGCAAGCCAATAAGATAGATTTTAACCCTGAGCCACAAACCTTGTTTATCGTTGTACAGGAAACCGATACAGGAATTTTGGCCATCAAAGCAGCTTGTCTTGCAGGTGCTTGCCCAACACCTGCCGTTAATACACAGCCCATAAAGACTTCATCAATCAATTGTGCAATGTGCTCATACTCTATCTCACTATTATGTTCTAAAGTCGTATCTGTTGGCTGAACACGCTTGACATCTCGTAATGCAGCTTCAATAACAATACTACCAAGCTGAGATGCGGAAAAATGCCGTAAATCGCCTTGAAAACTCCCAATTGGCGTTCTTTTAGCAGCAACGATCAGAATATCCTTACTCATACCAATCACCTCTTTACGTCAATTTAGAAAACATTGCCTTGCAGGAATATTAGGGGATTTCTTGACGCTTTTGTAAGCATAGCACTAACATTTACGTAAACGTTAAGAAACATTTGCTGGGATTTTAATACTCAAAATCACTGCTCTGCTTAACCGATAGGTGAAAAGTTTTTACCTATCTA
This genomic window from Photobacterium angustum contains:
- the phnR gene encoding phosphonate utilization transcriptional regulator PhnR, whose amino-acid sequence is MQYLKIKDAIFEQIESGQLGQKLPSERKLAESFNTTRITLREALSLLESEGKLFREDRRGWFISPQPLIYDPTNTTEFPAMAMAQGRTPRSELLSAELVKPNKQIAQLLQTTTEDELYRIKRLRFLDNRPVVVVTNYILPSFFPDLLETDFTHSLSIIYREHYKRIYSKTRYRVSTTSLTGSTATALRATAGSPAMFVERLNYDQYNNLIDCDLEYWRHDAICIQSLATLKNT
- a CDS encoding VirK/YbjX family protein; amino-acid sequence: MSILKSAKLAYSHKNHGKTLSIAKYAFRAMVYSRQYKELAHFFSNAQRQEVIEQQPEFLMRFTKPYLATCFSKNQIVEVLKKHYNWMENHFSDSARHTIYTDELELYSFDIEDKSYQVKLSFDHTYRREGELALILTDSNDHRYYAIAFTVIDNDIYVGCMQGGANDNGFSRLFTKAFYGLRPKSFMVETLRLFANDMNIEHIYAVKNSAHVYTAKRYGKKASTINLNYDQLWQEHNGEEFNDDFYLLPLHTERRAMEDIKRPKRKMYRERYAWLDEYDQELKEKLDAVSIVH
- a CDS encoding 3-ketoacyl-ACP reductase, with the protein product MPYLAKFAFTVSMVMFVAGGGMALYAMFYG
- a CDS encoding SDR family oxidoreductase, with product MNIENSVVVITGASQGLGQMMAVTLAQMGAELALIDINSAGLRQTQDQCHMLNSKAMIYEADVTSEEEVVQAFAHIIEDFGHINVLINNAGILDDGLLVSESNDVLTKMPLEQFQTVMDVNVTGSFLCGREAAEKMIKTGSQGVIINISSVARAGTLGQTNYAASKAAVATMAVGWSKELAKYGIRVAAIAPGLIDTPLTDQLKPEVLEKMKASAPLERVGEPEEVAHTVKYIIENDYFTGRILEIDGGMRL
- a CDS encoding enoyl-CoA hydratase/isomerase family protein — its product is MTGMVNVSYIRCTDGHSIGVLELDNPSSLNALTLNMHKTIYQYLQLWREDESIVAVIFKSKGDRAFCAGGDVRSMYYAMENDPALNHQHKPPQIDLDQIDSHVAKPFLTEYFSVEYSCNLLIHHYNKPVIAWGHGFIMGGGLGLYIGASHRVALPNTVLAMPEITIGLYPDVGATWFLNQLPAGIGLFLGLTGARINVCDARDLAMVDHIVPNSAYDNVVNQLKHYPWSTVLADIQSQSSVSEAISTILNNCAVEEHSVLPANQLMPYFAQIQAACFSQSLPTIFEQINAIDGLGLWIETAKKVMNAGSPITAHICFKQIQDYKDVSLLDCIKMELGLSVNCGLLGEFKEGVRAHLIDKDYTPNWIYSSVSDVDTKIIEQIFTPIWSEHENPLNQVNIS
- a CDS encoding thiolase family protein encodes the protein MSKDILIVAAKRTPIGSFQGDLRHFSASQLGSIVIEAALRDVKRVQPTDTTLEHNSEIEYEHIAQLIDEVFMGCVLTAGVGQAPARQAALMAKIPVSVSCTTINKVCGSGLKSILLACDMIKAGAIRAAVAGGMESMTNAPYLLTDSRNGMRIGHKAVLDHLYLDGLQDAFDGHLMGVYGQQTATKYDISRETMDEWAIRSINKAREADNRQAFHAEIVPITAQSKKALVTVEKDQHPNEVNPKKIPNLPPLFSQHGEQGTITAASSSAIGDGAAALVLMEAEQVRRQGLDPLAIIKGYASHSRDPDEFTIAPIHAINQLLDDLNWSIDDVDLWEINEAFAVVTIAAIKQLGIDAEKVNVNGGACALGHPIGATGARVVVTLTHTLRQKVQMLSSTKTKTLKGVAAVCVGGGEALAIAIEVDVK